The following proteins come from a genomic window of Synergistota bacterium:
- a CDS encoding GTP-binding protein, with translation MAKEKFERKKPHVNVGTIGHIDHGKTTLTAAITRCLSQHGLAQYVPFDQIDKAPEEKARGITIAISHIE, from the coding sequence ATGGCTAAGGAGAAGTTTGAAAGGAAGAAGCCGCATGTTAACGTAGGTACCATAGGGCATATAGATCATGGGAAGACCACTTTAACTGCTGCGATAACGCGTTGTTTATCGCAGCATGGGTTAGCGCAGTATGTTCCATTTGATCAGATAGACAAGGCGCCTGAGGAGAAGGCGAGAGGGATAACGATAGCGATATCTCATATAGAGTA